Sequence from the Candidatus Aminicenantes bacterium genome:
AACCTACTTGGAGCAGCATCAACGGGCCGTCTGTACCGTCGGCATGGCCAAGTTTTACGGGCTCGACCGGGTGGTGATCGAAAACATCCGCCTGCGCAGTTCCGCCGGGACAATCGCCGTAAACCTCAGGTCATGTTCCATCAAGCTGGGCTTGTGGAACCTATTGCTCGGCTCCCTGCGCCCCGAGGTTCTTCAGATCGACGATCTCAGGATCCGTTTCCAGCCGGGGGGCAGGCAATATCCGGGGCCAAGCGGACCGGCCAACGGCAAGGAGCCCCGTCCGCGTCCAAGCCGGAAGCCGGCTTTTTCCGCCCAGGTCCAATCGCTGCTCCAGCTCATTTTCAGGTACATCCCCGACACCCTGCGCATCAATCGCTTCACCTTCAGTTCCGACATCGACCATATCCGGCAGACGTTTCATGTTCCCCAGTTTGTTGTTCAAACGCCCGCTTTCGCGACCCTGGTGGAGATCCAGAGCCGGGGAAAGACCTGGGCATGCCGCCTGGATGGAAATATCGACCGGAAAAAGAAAGAGCTGTCCGTGCGCCTGGCGCCGCTGCACCCCGATGAAAAGATCTTCCTGCCGTTCATCGATCGGCAGTGGGGGATACGCGTCAGCCTGGGCCTGGCCGAGATCAGCCTGAGAAGCGGCGGCCTGCACCGGGGTGAGCTGCAGCTGCAGGGCGTGCTGGCGGTCAATGGCCTGACGCTGAACCATCCGCGCATCGCCGTTGAGGACGTCAACCTGCAGAACGCCGCCCTTGATTATGTCTTGCGCATCGGCACCGATTGCCTCGAGCTGGATGAGCGGACCCAGGTCCAGTTCAACCGCCTCGCCTTCCATCCTTACCTCAAATTCACCGCCCGACCGACCGAACAACTGACCCTGAGGCTCAAGCGGACGGCCTTTAAGGCGGACGATCTTTTCGGCTCGCTGCCGGCCGGGCTGTTCAGCAGGCTCGCCGGCATCCGCACCAGCGGGGAGCTCTCCTATGAATTCGACTTTTTCATCGATTTCACCCGCCCCGGCGATCTCAGCCTGCATTCGGATCTGCAGAGATCGGCCTTTAGGATCGAGCGCTTCGGCCGCGTCGATTTCAGCGCTTGCGCCGCCCCGTTCATGTACACCGCCTATGAAAAAAACCGGGCCGTGAGGTCGTTCATGGTCGGGTCCGAGAATCCGGATTTTCGCAGCCTCGACCAATTCCCGCCTTTCCTGAAGAATGCGGTCCTGATCTCCGAAGACGGCGCTTTTTTCGGGCATAAGGGCTTTTTGCTCGGGCCTTTCAAGGAATCCATCGCCGCCAACATCAGGGAAAAGCGTTTCGTCAGGGGCGCCAGCACCATCTCCATGCAGCTGGTCAAGAACCTCTTCCTCAAAAAGGACAAAACCATCGCGCGCAAGCTCGAAGAGATGCTCATCACCTGGCTGATCGAGGAGAAGCGGCTGCTGAGCAAGGAGCGCATGTACGAGATTTACTTGAACATCATCGAGTGGGGACCGCTGGTTTACGGGGCGACCGAGGCGGCGCGTTTTTATTTCGACAAGGATGTCGCCAAACTGACCCTGGCCGAGGCGATTTTCATGGCCAGCATCATCCCGCGCCCCAAGCGCTTCATGTACTGGTTCGGCGACGACCAGCGCCTGCGCCCGTGGCTGCAGGCTTATTACAGCGACGTCTCCACCAAGATGCTCGCGCGCGGGATGATCGGTCAGCAGGATTTCGACACGCTGCTTTCCGATATCCGCTTGAAAGGCCCGGCCCGTTTTCTCCTGAAAGGCGGCGAAACCCTGCCGGCGGAAGAGCTCTGGCCTGACGAGGAGACCCCGGACTGAAACTCATCCGCCGCAGCGGCCCGCGCCGGCGGCAGCCCTATTTCAATTTCAAGCTCGCGAGCATGGCCTTGATGTCGGGATTGTCCTTTCCGTTCTCCCCTTCGATGGTGATGGTGATCTTGGTGCCGTTGCCGTAGGCCACGTGCATGGTCTGGGTCATGCCGCTGTAGCTGTAGGTGGTGCTCTTGAATGCAGTGCCGGCGACGGTCGTTTCGCTCATCGGAGAACCGCCGTAGTTCTGGATCATCGAGCCGATGGAGCCTTCGGCCGTGCCGGCGGCGTTGCCGTCGCCCTCGAACTTGAAATAGAGCCCCGGGCTGACCTTGCCCTTGGGCAGGACATTGACCATGCCGAACGTCAGCGGCCCGGCCACCCA
This genomic interval carries:
- a CDS encoding transglycosylase domain-containing protein; the protein is MRMKKISLPAFAPRTKRTLRIGARVLLGAMLAVSVLFFSLRNVILNDVLDKKIGTYLEQHQRAVCTVGMAKFYGLDRVVIENIRLRSSAGTIAVNLRSCSIKLGLWNLLLGSLRPEVLQIDDLRIRFQPGGRQYPGPSGPANGKEPRPRPSRKPAFSAQVQSLLQLIFRYIPDTLRINRFTFSSDIDHIRQTFHVPQFVVQTPAFATLVEIQSRGKTWACRLDGNIDRKKKELSVRLAPLHPDEKIFLPFIDRQWGIRVSLGLAEISLRSGGLHRGELQLQGVLAVNGLTLNHPRIAVEDVNLQNAALDYVLRIGTDCLELDERTQVQFNRLAFHPYLKFTARPTEQLTLRLKRTAFKADDLFGSLPAGLFSRLAGIRTSGELSYEFDFFIDFTRPGDLSLHSDLQRSAFRIERFGRVDFSACAAPFMYTAYEKNRAVRSFMVGSENPDFRSLDQFPPFLKNAVLISEDGAFFGHKGFLLGPFKESIAANIREKRFVRGASTISMQLVKNLFLKKDKTIARKLEEMLITWLIEEKRLLSKERMYEIYLNIIEWGPLVYGATEAARFYFDKDVAKLTLAEAIFMASIIPRPKRFMYWFGDDQRLRPWLQAYYSDVSTKMLARGMIGQQDFDTLLSDIRLKGPARFLLKGGETLPAEELWPDEETPD